The genomic region ATGGGTGAGGCGGCGGACGATGTCGGCGAGCAGCAGCTGCGTCACCAGCATCGCGACGATGCCACCGAAGCGGACGCCGAAATTGGTGTCGCCGAAGATCGCAGTTCCGAAGCGGATCAGCCAGGCAATGCCGGGGGGATGATCGAGGAAGCTGAGCGCAGCCTCCTTGGACCAGGTCCAGTAATAGGCTTCGTCGGTGCGCAGCTCGATGGCGGAGGCGTAGACGATGCGGAGCAGCGTCATCGCCGCGATGATCGCTGCGGCAATCAGGATGAGACGGCGTTCGGCGCCGTCGGGCTTCGCAGAGATATCGGGAGCGATCGTCACGGCCGCGCTTTTCCCCGACTTGGGAGGGGGAGTCAATGTGGGGCAAGCTCTCTCCCCGGGGTCGTCCCGGACAAGCGCAGCTCTCGACAACGCGTAGCGTTGTCCAGAGCGGAACGTAGATCCGGGACATAGCCACAGGGAGGGGTTTGGCGGAGACTCGCAGTTGCCATCCCGCGCCACAACTGCTCCCTGTGGCTGAGTCCCGGATCGGCACGCGCCTCAGGGCGCGCTTGTCCGGGACGACAGCGGAGTGTGAGGCACCGTCCCAGGCATGTGACTTCACAACCTGTCCACATCGGGAATTAAAGGCTAGGCTGGCTGGTCTCCTCCATGAACTGATACAATCGAATCATGGCCACCGCCCCCAGACAGATGTCGGTCGTCCGCGCCACCGGCGTGCGGCAGGTGCGGCTCGTCTGCGGCATCATCCTGTTCTGCTATGTGGTCAGTCATTTCCTCAACCATGCGCTCGGCAACATCTCGGTCGATGCCATGGAGACCGGGGTCTACTACCACACGCTGTTCTGGCAGTTCCTCCCGGTCGCGATCGTGTTCTACACGGCCGCACTCACCCATCTGGGGCTCGGCCTCTACGCGCTGTATCAGCGCCGCCAGTTCCGCTGGCGGACGATCGAGCCGCTCCAGCTCGTGCTCGGCTTGAGCATCCCCATGCTCGTCATGGGCCACGTCATCGGCGTGCGGCTCGGACAGACGCTGTACGGACACGAGAAGCTTTATCCGCAGGAGCTCTATTTGTTCTTCGTCGCGGCGCCGGGCCGACTCTGGCAGATGACGATCCTGCTTCTCATTGCCTGGGTGCACGGCTGCATCGGCGTCTATTTCTGGCTTCGGCTGAAGCCGTTCTTCACGCGCGCGGCACCCTATCTGCTCGCGGCAGCCGTGCTGATCCCGACGCTGTCGCTGCTCGGCATCTATCAGGGCGGCCGCAGCGTGGCCGCCGACAGTGACGACGGCGAATGGCGTACCCACAATCTCAGCCGCCGCCAGGTCGGCACGGTTGCGGAAGGCAACACGCTCGACCGCATCGCGGGCGGTCTCACCATCGGCTATTTCGGACTGCTCGGACTGGTGCTGGTGGCGCGCGGCGCGCGCGCCTTGCGCGAGCGTCGCGGCGGCATGATCGCGCTGTCCTACGGCAACGGCAAGACGGTGCGCGTCCCCAGGGGCCTGTCCGTGCTGGAAGCGAGCCTGCGCCACAACGTGCCGCATGCCAGCGTCTGCGGCGGCCGCGCCCGCTGCTCGACCTGCCGGATCCGCGTCATCGGCGGTCATGACGCCCTGCCCACACCGTCACAGCGCGAGGCCTTCGTGCTCACCCGCGTCGGTAGCGCCGATCCCTCGATCCGGCTGGCCTGCCAGCTGCGCCCGACCTCCGACCTCTCCTTCTTCCAGCTCTTCACGCCTCACACGCATGGAGCGGACGGGCAGGCCTCGACATCCGCCAGCATCGGCCAGGAGCGCTATCTCGTCAGCCTGTTCGTGGACATGCGCGGCTCGACGCAGCTGGCCGAGAAGCGGCTGCCGTTCGACACGGTCTTCATCGTCAACCGCTTCCTCGGCGCGGTGTCGCAGGCGGTGATCGAGAACGGCGGCCAGCCGAACCAGTTCGTCGGCGACGGCATGCTGGCGCTGTTCGGGCTTGCGGCCGACCCGCAAACCGCGTGCCGGCAGGCGCTGAAGGCCGCCGCCGGAATCGCCACGCATATCGACGCGCTCAACGATCTCCTGAGCCACGATCTGCGCCAGCCGATCCGCTTCGGCATCGGCATCCACGGCGGCGAGGTCATCATCGGCGACATCGGCTATCGCGATCACATCGTCTTCACCGCGCTCGGCGATGCCGTCAACGTCGCCGCCCGCCTGCAGGACATGACCAAGACGCTGGCCTGCGAGACGATCGTCTCGGAAGAAGTCCGCCGCACCGCTGATATTGCCGAGGATGCCCTGCCGCAGCAGGAGGTCGCCATCCGCGGCCGCGATGAGCCGCTCGCCGTGCGCGTAGTGGCGAATGCGAGGGAGCTGGCGGCGCTGGTCGATCGCAGCGAGCGGGTCGCGGCGTGATGAGCGAGCGGCAAGCTCGATGCGCTCCCTCCGCCGCTTGCGGGGGAGGGCTGGGGAGAGGGTTTCTCCGCAACGGGACAGCCCCCTAGAGGAGAAAACCCTCACCCGCGCGCGGGACGATGCTTCGCATCGCCCGAGGCGCGACCTCTCCCGTAAGCGGGAGAGGTGGAGCGAGCCCGCGGCGACGTTGGGTCAACCAAGGTCATCAGCGTAACACCGGCCTGCTGCAGCGCAGCGGCATGTGCTTGCTGCGAAAGCACGAATTGACATCATCCAAATCGAAGCGACAGATGAGCGCAGGCCGCGGTGATGACCGCGGTCAGAAGAAAAGCTCCGGGAGGAGACGAGAATGTTCGATCGACGCGACCTGCTCAAGGGAGCGGGCTTCGCCGCGCTTGCGGCAGGATTGGGCGCCACCAAGGTGCTGGCACTCGACACCATCACCCTGCCCTTCGCCAACGGCGCACGGCCGCTGGTGAAATATCCGCAGAAGCGGCCGATGATCGGCCTGACCAGCCGGCCGCCGCAGCTCGAGACGCCGTTTGCGGTGTTCAACGATGGCCCGATCACGCCGAACAACGCGTTCTTCGTGCGCTATCACCTCTCCGACCTGCCCTACGATCTCGACCCCGACAAGTTCACGCTGGAGGTCAAGGGCAAGGTCGACAAGCCGCTGAAACTGTCGCTGAAAGACATCAGGAAGATGAAGGCGACGGAGCTCGTCGCCGTCAACCAATGCTCCGGCAACAGCCGCGGTTTCTTCGAGCCGCGCGTCGCAGGCGGCCAGCTCGCCAACGGCGCGATGGGCTGCGCGCGCTGGCGCGGCGTGCCGCTGAAGGCGGTGCTCGAGATGGCAGGCGTGCAGGCCGGCGCCAAGCAGGTGACGTTCAACGGCATGGACGGGCCGGTCAATGACAAGACGCCCGATTTCATCAAGGCGCTCGACGTCGATCACGCCAGTGACGGCGAGGTGATGCTGGCCTATGGCATGAACGGCGAGGACCTGCCGTTCCTCAACGGCTTCCCGCTGCGCCTGATCGTGCCCGGCTATTACGGCACCTACTGGGTCAAGCACCTCAACGAGATCACCGTCATCGACAACGTCTTTGACGGCTTCTGGATGAAGTCGGCCTATCGCATTCCTGACACGCCGAACAACGCGGTCGAGCCGGGCACCGCGCCGAAGGCGACGATCCCGATCAATCGCTTCACCATCCGCTCCTTCATCACCAGCATCCCGGACGGCGCCAAGCTAAAGGCGGGCGCCGTGACCCTGCGCGGCATCGCGTTCGATGGCGGCAAAGGCATCAAGCAGGTCGAGGTCTCCACCGACGGCGGCAAGACCTGGGTCGGCGCCAAGCTCGGCAAGGATCTCGGCAAGTACGCCTTCCGCGAATGGAAGCTGCCGGTGAAGCTCGCGGCCGGCAGCCACGAGCTCAAGGTCCGCGCCACCGGCAATGGCGGTGAGACCCAGCCGGACACGCCGCGCTGGAACCCGGCGGGCTATTTGCGCAACGTCGTCGAAACCGTCCGCGTGACGGCGGCCTGAAGGAGACTGATCATGCAGCGCACCGTTCTCCTCGCCCTCACGCTCGCCGTCGCCGCATTGATGGGCTCGTCACTTGCCGCGCCGGTCAATTACAAGACCCCCGACGAGGTCGCCGCCTTCAAGCCCGGTCCCAATCTCGAGGTCGTGCAGGGCAATTGCAGCGCCTGCCATTCGTCCGACTACGTCGCCACGCAGCCGCCGATGAAGGACAAGAGGGCCTTTTGGCAGGCCGAGGTGACCAAGATGATCAAGGTCTATGGCGCACCGATCGACGATGCCGATGTCGGAAAGATCGTCGATTATCTGGCTGCGACCTACTGACTGATGGTCACGCGCTTACCCTCCCCTGGAGGCTACGCATGAAGCGCAGCGCAATGCGTAGCGGGGTGGGGTGACAGTCTCTCCACCTCGAACGCTGCCCGTGCGGAGAGATCACCCCACCCCGCTCGCGCTGCGCGCGATCGACCCTCCCCCTCCAGGGGAGGGTAAGGAAGAACGCCACTCGATCTTTTCTCCGCAGTAGATCCGTCGCGCTCCTGCCATTTGACCGCGAAACGGGCAAAAGCGGCAAAAACGCCGCGAAGTTGAGCGGAATTCGGCGAAATGGCGATGTGGTTTGAGCTACCAAGCCTGCCGCATTCCGCGTATCCTGTAGGACCGAACCGGCCGGTTGGCGGGGACTGGCGGTTCGAGATCTCGGAGGAAGACCCGCGGAGAAGTCGTGATGGCTAAAGGTACGGTCAAGTGGTTCAACCCGACGAAGGGTTATGGATTTATCCAGCCTGCGTCGGGTGGCAAGGATGTGTTCGTGCATATCTCGGCAGTGCAGAAGGCCGGTCTGTCGACCCTGAACGAGGGACAGACGGTGGAATACGAAGAGATCGCAAACCGGGGCAAGACTTCCGCAGAGAACCTCAAAGTATAAGCCCGCCAGCCTTTGCTGCCTCCCGGATCACCTCCGGGAGCGGGCCAAGAAAATTTCAGAAGACGGCCGGTGCATTCGACGACAGGCGTTGCGACTGCACGCGGATAGCTATTTTTCCTGCGAAGACCGCTCATTCAACGCCACAGCAACGACAATCGCGACGACATGTCGTCAGCCCACCGGCAGCGGTGCGTCGCGCTTGATCTCCTCCATCACCGCATAGGTCCGCGTCTCGCGCACGCCCGGCATCGACAGCAGGGTCTCGCCGAGAAAGCGTCGATAGGCAGTCATGTCGGCAAGCCGCGCCTTCACAAGATAGTCGAAGCCGCCGGCAACCATGTGACACTCCAGCACTTCAGGGGCGAGCTTCACGGCCCGTGCGAACCGCTCGAAATTATCGGGCGTGGTCTTGTCGAGCAGCACCTCGACGAACACCAGGAGCCCAAGGCCGAGCCGGTGCGGATTGAGCCGCGCGCCATAGCCTTCGACAAAGCCCTCGCGCTGCAGGCGCTTCAGCCGCTCGCCGATCGAGGTCGGCGACAGCCCGATGCGCTCGGCGAGCTCGACATTGGCGATGCGCCCATCCTCCTGCAAAATCGAGAGGATTCTCCGGTCGGTTCGATCGAGTTCCATACTTTATCAGGCCAAGCTGCTTCGTTCCTTCATTTTCTAAGGCAAATCAGCTAGATTGTCTATCGAACTGCGGTCACGAGGGCCTTATCCTGGATTTCAGCCACAGGACACGCCATGCCGAACATCCCGCCGCCCTTCTCCGCGCCTTACGCCCCCGATGACGCCGAGATCGCCGCAAGGCTTCTGCCGGCCTCGCATCTGAGCCCGCCACAGGAGGCGCGCATCGACCGCACCGCGACGCGGCTGATCGAGGCGATCCGCAAGCGCGACGACCGGCTCGGCGGGGTCGAGGACATGCTGCGGGAGTTCGCGCTGTCGACCAAGGAGGGGCTGGCACTGATGGTGCTGGCAGAAGCGCTGCTGCGCGTGCCTGATGCGCGCACCGCCGACCAGTTCATCGAAGACAAGCTCGGCGAGGGCGATTTCATCCATCACGAGACCAAGTCCACGGCGTTCCTGGTCAACGCTTCGGCCTGGGCACTCGGCCTGTCGGCGCGGGTGATCCAGCCCGGCGAAACGCCCGACGGCACCATCGGCCGGCTGGTGAAGCGCCTCGGCGCACCGGCGGTGCGCACCGCGACGCGCCAGGCGATGCGGCTGATGGGCAATCATTTCGTGCTCGGCGAGACCATCGAGCAGGCGCTGGAGCGGGGCCGGCCGCGCTCCGGCCAGAAGCCGCGCTATTCCTTCGACATGCTCGGCGAAGGCGCGCGCACGGCCGCCGACGCCAAGCGCTATTTCGACGCCTATGCCAGCGCGATTGAGACGATCGGCAAGGCGGCGGGCAACCATTCCCTGCCCGACCGGCCCGGCATCTCGGTCAAGCTCTCGGCGCTGCATCCGCGCTTCGAGGCGACCAGCCGCGCGCGCGTGATGGCCGAGCTGGTGCCTCAACTGCTGGATCTCGCGCAGCGCGCCAAGACCTACGACCTGAACTTCACCGTCGATGCCGAGGAGGCCGACCGGCTGGAGCTGTCGCTCGACGTGATCGCGGCAACGCTCGCCGATGCATCACTCGCCGGCTGGGACGGATTTGGCCTGGCGATTCAGGCCTATCAGAAGCGCGCCAGCGCGGTGATCGACTATGTCGATGAACTCGCCCGCGCGCATGACCGCAAGCTGATGGTGCGCCTCGTCAAGGGCGCCTATTGGGACACCGA from Bradyrhizobium sp. CB1015 harbors:
- a CDS encoding adenylate/guanylate cyclase domain-containing protein produces the protein MATAPRQMSVVRATGVRQVRLVCGIILFCYVVSHFLNHALGNISVDAMETGVYYHTLFWQFLPVAIVFYTAALTHLGLGLYALYQRRQFRWRTIEPLQLVLGLSIPMLVMGHVIGVRLGQTLYGHEKLYPQELYLFFVAAPGRLWQMTILLLIAWVHGCIGVYFWLRLKPFFTRAAPYLLAAAVLIPTLSLLGIYQGGRSVAADSDDGEWRTHNLSRRQVGTVAEGNTLDRIAGGLTIGYFGLLGLVLVARGARALRERRGGMIALSYGNGKTVRVPRGLSVLEASLRHNVPHASVCGGRARCSTCRIRVIGGHDALPTPSQREAFVLTRVGSADPSIRLACQLRPTSDLSFFQLFTPHTHGADGQASTSASIGQERYLVSLFVDMRGSTQLAEKRLPFDTVFIVNRFLGAVSQAVIENGGQPNQFVGDGMLALFGLAADPQTACRQALKAAAGIATHIDALNDLLSHDLRQPIRFGIGIHGGEVIIGDIGYRDHIVFTALGDAVNVAARLQDMTKTLACETIVSEEVRRTADIAEDALPQQEVAIRGRDEPLAVRVVANARELAALVDRSERVAA
- a CDS encoding molybdopterin-dependent oxidoreductase — its product is MFDRRDLLKGAGFAALAAGLGATKVLALDTITLPFANGARPLVKYPQKRPMIGLTSRPPQLETPFAVFNDGPITPNNAFFVRYHLSDLPYDLDPDKFTLEVKGKVDKPLKLSLKDIRKMKATELVAVNQCSGNSRGFFEPRVAGGQLANGAMGCARWRGVPLKAVLEMAGVQAGAKQVTFNGMDGPVNDKTPDFIKALDVDHASDGEVMLAYGMNGEDLPFLNGFPLRLIVPGYYGTYWVKHLNEITVIDNVFDGFWMKSAYRIPDTPNNAVEPGTAPKATIPINRFTIRSFITSIPDGAKLKAGAVTLRGIAFDGGKGIKQVEVSTDGGKTWVGAKLGKDLGKYAFREWKLPVKLAAGSHELKVRATGNGGETQPDTPRWNPAGYLRNVVETVRVTAA
- a CDS encoding cytochrome c codes for the protein MQRTVLLALTLAVAALMGSSLAAPVNYKTPDEVAAFKPGPNLEVVQGNCSACHSSDYVATQPPMKDKRAFWQAEVTKMIKVYGAPIDDADVGKIVDYLAATY
- a CDS encoding cold-shock protein — encoded protein: MAKGTVKWFNPTKGYGFIQPASGGKDVFVHISAVQKAGLSTLNEGQTVEYEEIANRGKTSAENLKV
- a CDS encoding Lrp/AsnC ligand binding domain-containing protein — protein: MELDRTDRRILSILQEDGRIANVELAERIGLSPTSIGERLKRLQREGFVEGYGARLNPHRLGLGLLVFVEVLLDKTTPDNFERFARAVKLAPEVLECHMVAGGFDYLVKARLADMTAYRRFLGETLLSMPGVRETRTYAVMEEIKRDAPLPVG